The genomic segment TATCACGGACAGCGATAATCGTTTCATCAATTTTAGGATCTTGGATGTAGAAGTTTTCCATTGGGATCACTTCATGGCTATTTTTACGGAAAAATCCAGTTGTCAATTTGTCATTGATTTTACGTACAGGTATTTGCGCTTTGTTACGGTAACCTGATGGATTAGCCATTCCAATCGTGTCATATACTGGTACTTCTGGTAATTTTGCGATGCGTTGCATACTGTTCATAACTTGTTGTTTTTTAAAGTTTAATTGTGCTGGGTATCTCATGTGTTGCAATGGCGTAATACCTACACGTGTATAATTTTCATCTTGGATGACTACACGGTCTTCACTTGAGTTCAAACGGTTTAATACTTTTGCATAACCAAAAGATTTCCCTGTTTTATGAATTTTAACTTCTACTTGTTCACCAGGTAAGGCATTTTCAATAAATAGTGAATAGCCTTGGATTCTTGCTACCCCCATACCCTCATGTGTTAAGTCTTCAATTTTAACGGTGTGTTTTTCATTCTTTTTAACTGGTACTACTTTATCTGCTTTCATAAAAAAGCTCCCTTCGTTGACCTTGTTTCATGTCATTTGTTTATCAGTTAAACGTGTTTCAAAAAGCGCAACCGTCATTCTTTTTACAGAATATTCGGTTCTAATAACTTTTTGTCACACTCCTTGTCAGTTAGTACGCCAGATATTTGATACTTTCTATCATCCACTTAACTGGGAGTGTTCCTGACTCAACCGGCTAAACGGGATGGGATTAAAAAGACGTTATTATCTAATGATTCTAATCTACACTATTAGTATGAACCTTTTTCATTTCATTGAATTGGTTCCTTCCAAATCTTAAAACTAAAAGATTGGGTACTGACTCTTTATTATACAGAAAATCTTGCTCATTTCAAAGTTTTCTCATTATTTCTCATGAGCTTCTTTTTTTGAAGAATGAATTTCACCGTCACCATTGATATCGGTGTTCGTCAATTCTTCCACTTCTTTAATAAAGGCATCTTCTACATTTTCGGCATTTTCATCTTTTTTATCAACAGCTTTTTGAATATCATCCGTTGACGCAATGATTTCGATGTGTTGATGCAAGTTTGTAAAAGTAACAGGTGCATCGCCACCATATTCCCCATCCAAATTAATCATCATTTTAGATGTATTGCCTGGACGTGCGAAAATTTTACTTGTTTTTTTGTATAAAATTTTTGAATTCGTAATGTGTTTTCCACCATTCAAGACTTGGGCCACTAAATACATCATATCCGCCAAATTGGAGGTTTTTACGATGATCAACGTGAATTTGCCATCATCCAATAATGCGTCAGGTGCAATTTGCTCAAATCCGCCAATGGAATTGGTAAGAGCCACTAAAAACATCGTGGCTTCTCCTTCAAATATTCCATCATCGTATTCAATGTGCATCGGGATTGGTTTCATACGCGGCAACACTTCTGCCCCTTTAA from the Carnobacterium inhibens subsp. inhibens DSM 13024 genome contains:
- a CDS encoding diacylglycerol kinase, which translates into the protein MRARVIYNPTSGREIVKKHLVEIFQIYEEAGYETSAYATTPEPNSARNEAERAAKAGFELIVAAGGDGTINEVVNGIAGLEKRPKLAIIPAGTTNDYARALHIPRNNLVEAAKVIQKEQSFFMDVGEAIMGEDLSYFINIGGGGQLTELTYDVPSQLKSVFGYLAYFVKGAEVLPRMKPIPMHIEYDDGIFEGEATMFLVALTNSIGGFEQIAPDALLDDGKFTLIIVKTSNLADMMYLVAQVLNGGKHITNSKILYKKTSKIFARPGNTSKMMINLDGEYGGDAPVTFTNLHQHIEIIASTDDIQKAVDKKDENAENVEDAFIKEVEELTNTDINGDGEIHSSKKEAHEK